The region GTCCTCGGCGTTCGCGGTGACGAAGCGGTACTCGACCGGCATGTCGGCGGGGAACCACTTCCGCGCCGGGGAGAGCAGCGCGAAGACGTCGGCGTCGCCGATCGGCAGGTTCGCGGGGCCGGCGACGTTGTCCGCCTCGTTCGACTCGCTCACCTCGCCGTAGGTGTCGATCTGCACGTACGAGTTGTAGTTGCTGGGCGGCGCGCCCTCGAGCCAGGCGACGTAGGAGATCGTGTCGCCCGCGCCGAGGAAGGAGCGGGTGGTGCTCCAGTCTCCGGGCAGGCCGGCGGTCGGGACCGCGTCGAGGTCGTGGTAGAGGTCGATGTCGAAGTCGGTGTAGCAGTCGATGTTGCCGGTGTTCGCCACCTCGAAGCTGAAGCGGACGTCCGAGCCGACCAGCGTGGTCACGAGGTTTAGCGCCACGAGGTTGAGCGTGCCGCCCTGCAGCTGCAGCGGCACGACGGTGTTCCACGTGGTGACGCCGTCGGTCAGCGCCAGGTCGAGGAGGTACTGGAACTCGTCGGCGGCCGCGCCGACGTTCACCGCGAACCCGCCGGCCGTGGCCGTGCCGCCGTCCGCGGCGACGTCGCCGAAGGTGCCGTCCGCCTGGGTCACTGTGACGTCCGGGTCCGACGACGACAGGACGCCGGTCACGCCCGTCGCGTCCACGCCGCCCACGTTGGCGATGGTGATCGAGAGCGTCGCCGCGGCGCCCGCCGGGATCGGCGACGGCGCGGAGGTGTGGGCGTCGTAGACCAGCTCGGTCGAGCGGCAGCCGTTCATCCGCAGGAGGTACGACAGGTACATGGGCGACCAGGTGGAGGTGGCCTCCTCCCAGAACACGCCGTTGAACCAGGTCGTCGTGGCGTAGTCGCCGTCGTCGGTGAGCAGCCCGAACTCGTCGGCGCTGAGGTCGTCCTGGAACTCGATGGTGGCCCAGAACGTGTCGCCCAGCTTGAAGGTCAGCGGCGTGGGCAGGGTGAAGGTCACCGGGATGACGCCGGTGCCGCTGACCGTGGTCCACGACGACGCGGTGTAGATCGCCTTGTCGGGGTAGCCCGCCCGGTAGGTGTAGATCTTCAGCCGGAACTGCGCGTTGACGGGTCCGCTGTTGCGGTAGAACTGCGCCTCGGCCGAGGTGAGCGTGAAGCCGGTCGCGTCGACCACGTAGTACTGCCCGAGCTCGTCGCCGGCCGCGGCCGGGATGAAGTAGGTCGGCGTGTCGTTGTCGACGACGAGCTGGTAGTTCTCGTCGTCGCAGCCGTCGCCCTGGACGTAGATGCCCCAGGCGTCGAGCCAGCTGTTGGGGCCGTCGCTCGAGTCGAGAATGACCGGGTAGATGCCGAACGCGGCGGCGTCGGCCGCGATCGAGAAGCTGGGCGTCCCGGTGGCGCTGGCGCCGGCGTTGATCACGCCGAAGCTGTTCGCGCCGGCCGTCACCGTCAGCCGGTCCTCCCCCGAGCTCAGCGTGCCGACCACCGCGTCGGCGGTGTTCTCCGGGCCGCGGTTGCGCAGCGTGCCGGTGGTGGTCACCGTGCCGCCCGCCGGCAGCACCGCCAGCGAGTCGGTGTGGCTCGTGAGCCCGAGCCACGGGCCCTCGGCGCAGCCCTCGCCCCGGATCACCCAGTTGCCCATCGTGCCGTAGTACGTGGTGTCGGCCGTGCTGTAGAGCGCGCCGCCGAAGTACGGGACGAGCACGCCGCCGTCAACGAGCGGCAGGAAGTAGTTCGCGGTCTGGTCGTCCAGGGAGCGCACGCCGACCCAGAAGAGCTGATCCTTGATCAGCGCGAGCGGCGCGGTCAGCGGGAAGGTGTAGAGATCCGTCCACTGGGTGGCCACGGTGAACGCGGGCGTCGAGGCGAGCTCGGCCCCGGGCAGCCCGTCCTCGTCCGCGTAGACGTGCACCGAGTAGTCGCCGTTGCCGGTGCAGGTCTCGCCGTCCGGGCAGAAGTCGTAGAAGCCGACCTGGATCTGCTGGAGGTTGTACGCCTCGGCGTCGACGAAGAAGATGTTGTACACCTCGTCCCCGGCCGCGAGCAGGTAGCCCGACAGCGGAAAGTCGTTGTCGATCCGCAGCTCGTCCTCTGCGTCGACGGTGTCGCACTCCGGGCAGCCCTCGTCGACGAGCCAGTTGCAGTCGTTGTCGATCCCGTCGCACAGCTCGTCGGCGCCGGGGTGGACGGTTTCGTCGCCGTCGTCGCAGTCGTTGCCCGGGCAGCCGTCGCCCGAGCCGTAGCCGTCGCCGTCGGCGTCGACCAGGGTGCCGCCCACGCAGCCGCCCTCGTGGCACTGGTCGCCCAGCGTGCAGGCGTCCCCGTCGTCGCAGGCGAGGGTGTTGGGGGCGAACACGCAGCCCGTCGCCGGGACGCAGCTGTCGTCGGTGCAGAGCTCGAAGTCGTCGCAGGTCAGCGTCGAGGTGTGCTCGCTGCAGCTGCCGGCCGCGCAGTGATCGCCGAGCGTGCAGGCGTCGCCGTCGTCGCAGGGGGCGGTGTTGTTCGCCCACGCGCAGCCGTCCGTCGGGTCGCAGGAGTTCGTCGTGCAGATGTTGTCGTCGTCGCAGTCGAGCAGCGTCCCGGGCGTGCAGATGCCGCCCGCGCCGCAGCCCTCGGCCCCGTTGCACACGTTGCCGTCGTCGCAGTCCTCCGCCGTGACGCAGAGGCCGCACTGCGGATCGGCGGCGTCGGTCAGGTCGTCGCAGTCGTTGTCCAAGGTGTCGGAGCAGACCGCGTCGCCCAGCGGCCCCTCGAACGCCGCGGGGTTGACGAGTTCGTCGTCGTCGTCGCAGTCGTCGCCGCCCGCGCACGCGTCGGAGACGTGGCCGTCGTCGTCCGCGTCGAGCGGCGCGCCGACGCAGTCGCCGGCGTAGCACGCGTCGTCCATCGTGCAGGCGTCGCCGTCGGTGCACGGAACGGTGTTGAAGGCGTGCTGGCAGCCGGCGGTCGGGTGGCAGCTGTCGTCCGTGCAGACGTCGAGGTCGTTGCAGTCGAGGGCGCCGGCGCCCGCCTGGCAGGTGCCGCCGCCGCAGACGTCGCCCACGGTGCAGAGGTCGCCGTCGTCGCAGCCCGCCGTGTTGTTCACCCACTGGCACCCGAAGACGTCGTCGCAGCTGTCGGTGGTGCAGGGGTTGTCGTCGTCGCAGTCGAACGTGCCCGCCCCGGCGCAGACGCCGTCCTGGCACTGGTCGTCGGTGGAGCAGTACTGGCCGTCGTCGCACGCGGCGGTGTTGTTGACGTAGGCGCAGCCCGCGGCGGGGTCGCAGCTGTCGTCCGTGCAGACGTCGCCGTCGTTGCAGATCAGCGGGTCGCCGCCCTGGCAGAGCCCGGACAGGCAGGCGTCGTCGAGGGTGCATTCGTTGTCGTCGTCACAGGGCTCCGTGTTGTCGTCGTGGACGCACGACCCGTCGTCGCACAGATCGTCCGTGCAGAGGTTGTCGTCGTCGCAGTCCTCGTTGCCGTCGCACTCGACGCCGCCGTCCGCGTCGGTGTCGGTGTCGGTGTCGGTGTCGGAATCCGTGTCGACGTCGGTGTCGGAATCGGTGTCGGAGTCCGTGTCGACGTCCGTGTCGGTGCCGCCGCCGCCCCCGGAGGAGCTGCTGCAGCCGGCCGCGAACGCGAGGAGGGCCGCGAGGAGGATCAGCATCGCCGTTCTCATGGGCGGCCTCCCTTCACGATCGCGCGCACGTCCTCGAGGGTGACCATCCTGGTCGCCGCCCGGCCCCCGCCGTCGTCGACGACCGTCACGTCCCGGGGCTGCGGGTCCTGATAGAGCTGCTCGTCGCCTCGCTCGTCCCGGCGCAGGCGGAACACGCCCTGGAACAGGCCGACGACGTGATAGCCGTCGCCGTCCTCGCGCGGCTCGAGGAAGACGAGCACCCGCTCGCCCCGCACGAACACGGGCGTCCCCGGCAGGCTCGCCGCGTCCCCGCCGACCTGGCCGCCGATCATCTTGATCATCAGCGGGCCGAGGTCACGTCCGCCCTTGAGCACCTCCGTGGGCTTTACCGAGACGCGCGTGTAGATCTTGGTGCGGGGCTCGTTCCAGCGCGCGTCCACGCTGCCGACCTCGCCGACGGCGATGATCGTGGCGACGGCGGAAAGCCGCTCGACGTCGAAATGCTGGAGCACCGTGGTCGACGCCGGCACCGCGACGAGCGTGGCGAAGCCGAGCGCCAGAAGACCCGTGAGCCATGGGGCACGTCTCATTGTTCTCCTCCTGTGATCGTTTCTCGCGGCCGATTCCGGTCGCACGGAGAGAGTATCCGAGTCCCCGAAAGCCTGCAAACGGCGCTCGGGTCCCGACCCCCGTCGGGCGCTCCCCTCGAAAAATATGTTCTCTCCCTCTGAAAAAGGCCTTGCTTCACTCTGAGAATCGCTCTTAGTATTTTCCTCATGATGCAGCGAAGGCGTTCCTCAACGAAAAGGGAGTTGAATACGCTCTCGGTGTGATCAACCAACTTCAACAGGAGAACCGTAATGGCAACGAAGAAAGCCCCGAAGAAGGTCGTGAAGAAGAAGGTCGCCAAGAAGGCCCCGGCGAAGAAGGTCGCCAAGAAGGCCCCGGCCAAGAAGGCCGCCAAGAAGGCCCCGGCCAAGAAGGTCGTGAAGAAGAAGGTCGCCAAGAAGGCCCCGGCCAAGAAGGCCGTGAAGAAGATCAAAGTGAAAGTGAAGCGCAAGCCCAACGCGGCGTTCATGGCGCCGAAGCAGCCGTTCGGCCCGCTCGCGGCGATCATCGGCGACAAGGCGATTCCGCGCACCGAGATCACCAAGAGGATCTGGGACTACATCAAGAGGAACAAGCTCCAGGACTCCGTCAACAGGCGCATGATCAACGCCGACGACAAGCTCAGGGCGCTGTTCGGGAAGGCCCAGGCGTCGATGTTCGAGTTGACCAAGATGGTCAACAAGTACGTCAGGTAGTCGCTACGGCGCCGAGGCGCGGCTCGGCCGGATATCCTCGACCGGTTCCTCGTCGGTGATGGCGATGCGGGCGGAGTCCGGCCCGACCACGATCGGGATGACCGTCTTGTTGCGACCGGCCTGCTCGCGCATCCCGAAGTAGCGATCCGCCGGGTTGGCGATCCGCAGTATCAGCTGGAAGTAGCGCAGCATGAGGCGCCGCAGCCACGGCAGCGACTTCTCGATGATGAGCTCCTCCTCGCCGACCTGGATCGTCCAGCGGTTCTCGTTGATCTTGATGATTCCCGCCTGCTTGAGCGATCGCAGGAGGTTCGGCACGTTGGGCGGCTGCATGTAGCCGTACCGCGCGTTGACCGCGACGATGTTCGCGCCGAGCGGGATGGTCTTGCAGCGCTCGTCCTCCGGCTCGAACGGCCGGTTGGTCTGCAGGACGTTCAGCAGGATGACGTGCTTCGGGACGGCGCCGTTGCGGCGCACGTAGACGCGCAGCCCCATGGGGCACGGGTCCTCGGGCTTCGAGATCGCCCGGGACGAGAGGAACACGACCGCGCGCTCCACCTGGGCGACCTCGCGCTGTCCGTACTTGATGCGCAGCATCGGGCTCTCCATGAGCGCCTGCTTGAGCTCGATGTAGTGGTGCATCGGGAACTTGGCGAACTCGATGTACGCCTTGGCGAGCACGCCGCGCCCCCACTGCCACGTCTTCATGAGCGAGAAGAGGGCGACGGCGATGGCGATCGGCACGTAGGCGCCGTCCACGATCTTGATCGTGTTGGCGCCGAAGTAGGATAGCTCCACGGCCAGGAAGAGGGCGCACGCCGGGCCGATGAGGTACCAGCGCCAGCCCCAGCCCCGCGCGACGAAGAAGAAGACGAAGGTGGTGATGATCATGGCCCCCGTCACCGCGATCCCGTACGCGGCGGCGAGGGAGCTCGACGTGCGGAACGTCAACGTGAGGATCGCGCAGCCGGCGAACAGGAGCCAGTTGACGCCCGGCATGTAGATCTGCCCCTGGATCTTCGCCGACGTGAAGACGATCTGCAGCCGCGGGAAGAAGCCGAGCGCCATCGCCTGCCGCGTCAGGCTGAACGCGCCCGAGATGAGCGCCTGGGAGGCGATGACCGTGGCCATGGTGGCCAGCGCGACGAAGACGTACAGGAGCCCGTTCTGGGGGAAGAGCGCGTAGAACAGGTGGCCGTTCGGGACGGAGGCCGGATCGAGCAGCCGCGCGCCCTGGCCGAAGTAGTTGAGCAGCAGCGCCGGGTAGACAAGCGAGAACCAGCTCACCTGGATCGCGTCGCGCCCGAAGTGCCCGAGATCCGCGAACAGGGCCTCGACGCCGGTGATGGCGAGCACCGCGGCACCGAGGATGAAGAGCGCCTTCGGCCCCATGCGGGTCAGGAACTCCACCGCGTAGGCCGGGTTCACGGCCGCGAGGACCTGCGGGTGCGCGACGATCCAGTAGAGCCCGGCGACACCGATCGTGAGGAACCACACGACCATGATAGGCCCGAACGCCCTGCCGACGTTCTTCGTGCCACGGCTCTGGAACCAGAACAGGCCGAACAGCGTGGCGAACGTGATGATCGGGACCACCGTGGGGCTGAGCGCGGTCGTGGCCACCTCGAGCCCCTCGTACGCGGACAACACCGAAATGACCGGCGTGATCACGCCTTCCCCGTACAGGCACGCGGCGCCGATGATCACGGCGGTCGTGATCACCGCGATCCGGCGGCCCGGCTTGGCGCCGGGTTTTCCGTTTGCGCCCTGCTGCCGGTTCCGGATGATGCCGAGCATCGCGAAGATGCCGCCCTCGCCGTTCAGATCCGCGCGGAGGACGAGCAGGACGTACTTCAGGCAGACGACGATGGTCAGCGTCCAGAAGATCAGCGACAGGGCGCCGAGCACGTTGGGCAGCGAGCGCTCGAGCTCGACCGCGCCGAAGAATATCTCCTTCAGCGTGTAGAGCGGGCTCGTCCCGATGTCGCCGTACACGACCCCGAGCGCGCCGATGGCCAGCGTGAGGAGCCCGGTCTTGGCCTTTTCCCTTCGGAGTCCCACGTCCTTCGTTTCTCTTCGCTACTCGCCCGTGGCCGCGGGGTGCGCCGGGGCCCGGCTGTCGACCAGGTCGGGCAGCGAGCCCTCGGCCTTGAGAACGGGCAGCAGGACGAACGTCGCGACCGCGCACAGGATCATCGTCAGCGCCACGAGGAGCCCGAACCGCTGCATCGGGATCATGTCCGAGATGGCAAGCACCGAGAAGCCGGCCGCGACCTGGATCGCGTTCGACGCGATCGACGGCCCGATCGTCTCGGAGGCCACCTGCAGCGACTCCCGGCGCCGCCGCCGCCGCCACAGGAAGTGGATCGCGTAGTCGACGCCGACGCCGAGCGCGATCGCCGAGATCATGTTCGTCGTCGGATCGAGAGGAATCTTCACGGCCCCCATGACCCCGATCGCGACCGCGAACATGACGAGCGCGGGGACGAGCGC is a window of Pseudomonadota bacterium DNA encoding:
- a CDS encoding matrixin family metalloprotease, whose protein sequence is MRTAMLILLAALLAFAAGCSSSSGGGGGTDTDVDTDSDTDSDTDVDTDSDTDTDTDTDADGGVECDGNEDCDDDNLCTDDLCDDGSCVHDDNTEPCDDDNECTLDDACLSGLCQGGDPLICNDGDVCTDDSCDPAAGCAYVNNTAACDDGQYCSTDDQCQDGVCAGAGTFDCDDDNPCTTDSCDDVFGCQWVNNTAGCDDGDLCTVGDVCGGGTCQAGAGALDCNDLDVCTDDSCHPTAGCQHAFNTVPCTDGDACTMDDACYAGDCVGAPLDADDDGHVSDACAGGDDCDDDDELVNPAAFEGPLGDAVCSDTLDNDCDDLTDAADPQCGLCVTAEDCDDGNVCNGAEGCGAGGICTPGTLLDCDDDNICTTNSCDPTDGCAWANNTAPCDDGDACTLGDHCAAGSCSEHTSTLTCDDFELCTDDSCVPATGCVFAPNTLACDDGDACTLGDQCHEGGCVGGTLVDADGDGYGSGDGCPGNDCDDGDETVHPGADELCDGIDNDCNWLVDEGCPECDTVDAEDELRIDNDFPLSGYLLAAGDEVYNIFFVDAEAYNLQQIQVGFYDFCPDGETCTGNGDYSVHVYADEDGLPGAELASTPAFTVATQWTDLYTFPLTAPLALIKDQLFWVGVRSLDDQTANYFLPLVDGGVLVPYFGGALYSTADTTYYGTMGNWVIRGEGCAEGPWLGLTSHTDSLAVLPAGGTVTTTGTLRNRGPENTADAVVGTLSSGEDRLTVTAGANSFGVINAGASATGTPSFSIAADAAAFGIYPVILDSSDGPNSWLDAWGIYVQGDGCDDENYQLVVDNDTPTYFIPAAAGDELGQYYVVDATGFTLTSAEAQFYRNSGPVNAQFRLKIYTYRAGYPDKAIYTASSWTTVSGTGVIPVTFTLPTPLTFKLGDTFWATIEFQDDLSADEFGLLTDDGDYATTTWFNGVFWEEATSTWSPMYLSYLLRMNGCRSTELVYDAHTSAPSPIPAGAAATLSITIANVGGVDATGVTGVLSSSDPDVTVTQADGTFGDVAADGGTATAGGFAVNVGAAADEFQYLLDLALTDGVTTWNTVVPLQLQGGTLNLVALNLVTTLVGSDVRFSFEVANTGNIDCYTDFDIDLYHDLDAVPTAGLPGDWSTTRSFLGAGDTISYVAWLEGAPPSNYNSYVQIDTYGEVSESNEADNVAGPANLPIGDADVFALLSPARKWFPADMPVEYRFVTANAEDSMVDPTELTAVQLGFQHWQDVPTASITFTQIANAAAGGGGFNNDGFNTMSFEDPDGDLGTGVLGACLPIFGSQTMITNGTTFRRMTDADIVFNNNVLFCTDAEAASPSCSGEFDLEGIATHEIGHLVGLDHPDVYEATMYWSTGPCNEAQTTLATSDINGVTFIYP
- a CDS encoding SWIB/MDM2 domain-containing protein, giving the protein MATKKAPKKVVKKKVAKKAPAKKVAKKAPAKKAAKKAPAKKVVKKKVAKKAPAKKAVKKIKVKVKRKPNAAFMAPKQPFGPLAAIIGDKAIPRTEITKRIWDYIKRNKLQDSVNRRMINADDKLRALFGKAQASMFELTKMVNKYVR
- a CDS encoding KUP/HAK/KT family potassium transporter, with the translated sequence MGLRREKAKTGLLTLAIGALGVVYGDIGTSPLYTLKEIFFGAVELERSLPNVLGALSLIFWTLTIVVCLKYVLLVLRADLNGEGGIFAMLGIIRNRQQGANGKPGAKPGRRIAVITTAVIIGAACLYGEGVITPVISVLSAYEGLEVATTALSPTVVPIITFATLFGLFWFQSRGTKNVGRAFGPIMVVWFLTIGVAGLYWIVAHPQVLAAVNPAYAVEFLTRMGPKALFILGAAVLAITGVEALFADLGHFGRDAIQVSWFSLVYPALLLNYFGQGARLLDPASVPNGHLFYALFPQNGLLYVFVALATMATVIASQALISGAFSLTRQAMALGFFPRLQIVFTSAKIQGQIYMPGVNWLLFAGCAILTLTFRTSSSLAAAYGIAVTGAMIITTFVFFFVARGWGWRWYLIGPACALFLAVELSYFGANTIKIVDGAYVPIAIAVALFSLMKTWQWGRGVLAKAYIEFAKFPMHHYIELKQALMESPMLRIKYGQREVAQVERAVVFLSSRAISKPEDPCPMGLRVYVRRNGAVPKHVILLNVLQTNRPFEPEDERCKTIPLGANIVAVNARYGYMQPPNVPNLLRSLKQAGIIKINENRWTIQVGEEELIIEKSLPWLRRLMLRYFQLILRIANPADRYFGMREQAGRNKTVIPIVVGPDSARIAITDEEPVEDIRPSRASAP